GCTTGCGCAAGGAAGTGTTAAAAGGCAAAGGCAACATCATTCTGCGAGTGCAGGACGTGCTCAACACCATGGAGTTCAACTCTACCAGTGCCAGCGGCGATAGGTTCTTAGGTGGGTTTGAGGAGACCAGCACCTATAAACCGCAGAGCAGGCTGGTGTATGTGGGCTTCAGCTACCGGTTTGGCAACAACGGCAACCAGAAAAAAGACCGCGAAGAGCGGCAGGAAGAAAACCCAGACCAGCAGATGGGGGAGGGGATTCAGAACTAAACATATGCTTGATTTGAAAAGCCTTCGTTTTAGCCTGTTTTCCAGAAAATAAGCCAAAAACGGAACTGTTCGCCAACTAGGCAGAAACTAGAAGAGCCCGGTAGTTTGCCGGGCTCTTCTGGCGTAGGACGCAGGGGAAAGGGGTTAGTCGTTGTCTTTCTTGGTGTATTTCCTGTGACGTTTGGGGTCTTTCTTCTTGTCTTTTTTCTTCCCAATGGCGCCACCAGCCACGGTACCGGCCACGCCGCCAATGACTGCTCCTTTGCCGCCGCCAATCACAGCCCCGGCCGCCGCGCCGCCGGCTCCGCCAATCACAGCGCCTTTGGCTTTTCTACTCCAGCCCTTCTTTTCTTTTTTCTTGGTGTCTTGTGCGTGGGTCTCCGTTATGCTGCCGCCCAGAAAGAAGACGGAGCAGAGCATGATGGTCGCTATTTTTAGATTTTTCATAGTCTTAGGTTTGTGCTTGTAATTGTATTAAACGAAGCGCGACTAATGAAAGTTTTTCAACACTTTTCTGTTGGGGGTAGAAGGAAGAATGGTATTGCTGTAAATATAAATGAGAAACGCCTGCTTCCATTGGCGGGAAGCAGGCGTTTCTATTAGCTTTAATTTGAATTTTAAGTAGATCTCAGAAAGTCTTAAGCCTTAGGCGAATTTGACCTTTATGATGGTGGTGAGGTAGTCGTAAATCTCGGTGACCTCCTTGTCATACAAAAAGGTATTGTATTGGTCTGTAGACACTTTGCAGACACGGCAACCGTTCTCCACCATCTGAAACACCACCTCCCTGATTCTGAGCGGGTGCCCGGCCAGGTTGAGCATACAAGTGGAATCTGCTGCCTCTACCTGCAAAAACAGGTGGTACAGTTCATGTTCGTCAAAGGGTTGTGCTTCTGTGGTCATGGCTCTACAGGTAATGACCGCCTAACAACGGGACCGCGCGCTTAGTGCAAAATGACCTGGAAAATTATGCGGGCACCGCTCGTTTTCTGGCCGGCCTGCTCACCAGGTACACTCCCCCAAAGATCATGAGCGCGAACACCGCCTTCTGCCAGGTGAACACGTCTTTGCCCAGCCCCACGGCAATAAGAATAGCCAGCACCGGCTGCAGGTAAATGTACACCCCCAACAGAGATGGACTGGCATACGTGAGCGCCCAGGCATTGAGCAGGTACGCCATAATGGTCACCCCGATGATCATGAAGGCGATGGCCGCCCACACGTGCACGGGAAATGCTGCATAGTCTGGCGTTCCTAACTGGGGCAGACCAAAGGGCAGCACACCCAAGAAGCCTACCAGAAACACCCGGCTCACCACCGTAATGGCCTTGTAGCGTTGCATGAGCGGTTTTACCAGCACCAGGTAAATACCATACGAGGTGGCATTGATGAGAATGAGAATATCGCCGAGGGTATTGCCTTGTGATTTTGCATCGGTTTTTCCGTAGATGAGCAGAAAAGCACCCACGCAGGCCAGCAAAATGCCCCCAATGCGCTGCTTCTGCACCTTCTCCCTCAGCAACACCGCCGACATGATCAGCACCACAATGGGCGTGATGGTCATGATGAGCGAGGCATTGATGGGAGAGGTCAGGTTGAGGCCACCAAAAAACGTGAGCTGGTTGAGCGCAATCCCGAAGAATCCGCACAGAATCACTCGTCGCCAGTCGGCCCAGCCTTGGATCTGTTCTTTGGTCCTGAGCAATGACACGGCCCAGAAAAACAGCACCGCCCCACTCACCCGCAGAAGAATCAGGCCGTACGGCTGCACATACGCGGGCATCACTTCCTTGGCTATGCTGTAATTGGCTCCGTAGATAAGAGCTACCAAAAACAATGAGCCATGTACTTTCAACTGCTGATTCATCCCGCAAAGGTAGTGTGCCGCCGGCAGGATTTTTCGTTTTTGGATTGTTTCCTGAGAAACTGCCTAAAAACGGTAATCGTCCTCTGGTTTTAGTGCTTCCGCCGTTTTGGTGTTCTCATCAACAATGATCTGGATTTACATCTGTGACTTTCTGCTATTGCTTCTGCCTTTGTGCACTTCCGTTGGCTGTTCCTAGAGTAGTTTCTTTCCCTCCGGTTCGAACACACTGCTTTGTTTCATTTCTTCCGGTAAGCGCTCACGGCCGCGGGGCCCCGTCCCGGCCCTTCGCACTGCTGTTGTTTGTGGGACTTTGTCCCTGCCGCCGCTGGCCGCGGCGCACAAACACCAGAGGCGCTCAAGACCAGGACTGGTTTCGGTCCCAATTCTGCTTTCGTTTGATGGTTGATTACCTGGTTTCAGGTAATGGCGGTTCCTGTCGATGCAGAGACAAGCGTGCCAAGGCACGGCTTTTTTATCTGCTTTCCCGCGTCTGGTTCAAGTTTATGACTTGGACCCACCGTGGCGGGCAGTCTGAGACTGCCCTGGGGCATCAGCCTCCAACCTCTTCCGGTGGGGAACCTGTGCATCATCCTTCGCCAAGTGGGGATTCCTTCCTTGAGGGGGGCGAAGGGGGTGTTTACATTTGAAGATAACCCCAGTACAAGAAGGCAACGTGTCAGAGGCAAGGCGGTGCCTTTGTCTCTACATTATCTGCATTTACCATTCCTCTTTAAATGGGGTAGGGGGAGTGGCTGCGTCTTTCTTCCGCTGCCTCCTACTTTGAGCGATACCTAGCTGAATCCGCTGTCTGGGATTTACAATATGGTAGGGCTCTGAGTAAATTCTTCTCTTCTGTTTTAGAAGGAGCCGGGGAAGGTAAAACTAGCAATGCGCAGTAGTCTGTCTCCACATCTTCTTCTATTATTTGCCTCTACTTTTCGTCGGGGATTCCTCTGCATCCATCCCGTGAAATACTGATTTTATCCAAAAAATACCACCACATTGAACTAGCTGCCAATGAGTTAAGTTAAGCGACAAATTAAATCTAAAATTCTCAACTGGTATTGTATGAAGATTCAAGTTACCCGTAACAGAAGCTCTGCCGCCTTTCACGTCTGGATGTTGGTATGGGCTTTCTCTATTTTCAGGTGTGGCTCTGTGCTGGCGCAAACAACAACTCCTACCTATGTCCCCGGAGATTATCGCACTGCCACATCGGGTATGCTTGGCCAAGCGGGAGGCACTGCGTTACTGGAGCAACTGACTGCAGACAATACCTGGGCCTCGGTGGCCTACCCAATTCCGGCTAATGCCACCGTGTACGTACGGCACGCCGTGCAAATTGAAAACACCTTAGAGGTAGACAAGCTCATTGTCTCTACTCAACAAACCACCATCACTTCTTCTGCTGCGCTCATCGCTAACTCTACTTTGTCTGTAAGTGCCGGTGCCACCTTGCTCATGCAAGGCGACATCCATGTCAAAGGCACTCTCAAAGTAGAGGCAAACGCCAAACTCGTCATAAAATCTGCATCGTATCAAGGGCTGTCTACGCTTTGGGCGGGCATAGAGCAACTAGATCCAGCTTCTGAAGTTCGGTTGGAAGAGGTGGCTCCCAAGGCAGTGCTTTTCTCTCCGGCTGCCTTAACAACTCAAACGAATGGCTTTCTGCTAGGCAAACTTACCATTGCTTTCAGCAGCGGCAATACTCAGTGGCAATTAGTAGATGGCTCTGCGACCCTGGCCTCCTCTGCTGTAAGTTTCATGATTCCGTCCTCTTCTTCCTTAACGCTCGCGCCCGCCAACAGTCAGATTTCTTTTGGGCAAGGATTAGCGCTTGCAGGCGGCACTTTCTATGGGCAGAACCAAGTAAACGGAACGGTTTCCATAGCTGTGGGGCAGGACTTACAACTCACTAGCAACGCTGTTCTGCAGTTAAACCAAACGGCCAGTTCTACGGCCATAACTTTGTTTGATTTAAAAGGCAACCTCCTTCTGGACAACACTTCCTCCATCATTAACAGCGCCGCCGTGAACACTAGCTCCAGCGGGATAAAACTGAGTGGAACAGACTGGCAAACGCTCAACACGGCCGGCCCCATAAACCACGTTTCCTTGACGGTGAAAACTGGTAGCAAGGCTCGTTTAGCCAATAATCTATCGCTCAATTCGTCCAACTCAGTGTACGCCGGCACGGTTACCGTTGAGAACGGAGCCAGCCTGGACTTCGGGGCTGATGCCGCCGGAAATGGATATGCCGTTACAGGGCAAGGATATTTTAAAGCTGATTTAGGAAGCACGCTGTACATTACCAGCGCGCAAGGAATCAATGCCACCGGCACCATGGGCAACGTACAGGTAACCGATACCCGGCGTACGTTCAACCAGCTGGCCACTTTTGTTTACAGCGGGCTGGTGCCACAGCAAACCGGCAATGTCTTTACTACTACCGGAAGCGGAAAAATTGTAGTGATAGATAATCCCACGTCGGTCACCCTTACCAATAGTATCAACATCACTAGCAACACCACCCTGGCGGCAGACGGCGGAAGGCTGGAAATCCGGCAAGGCAAATTCATAGGCACTGCCACCGCAGACGTGACGGGAACTGGAAAACTGGTCATGCGCGGCGGCGTATACCAGGTACAAGTAGTAAACGTACAAGTGCCGCAGCTGACGGGCACGCATGACATCACCGCGGGAACCGTGGAACTGGCCGGCAACGGAACGCAGACCCTGAAAGGCGGTACCTATCCGGCGGTCATCATCAGTGGCAATAATACCTTGGGCACTAGCGCCAAGACCATCTCCAGCACGACGACCATTACCCAGAACCTGACCATCCTGCCCAATGCCATCTTAGATGCCAGCACTAAATCACTGAAAGGCGATGGCGGCCTCACCATGACCGGTGGCACCTTGCGCCTGGCAAGAACCACCGCCACCTTGCCAGAATTAACCGGCAACAACAACCCTTATTCCCTGACGGGAGGCACCATAGAATTTTACGGTTCTCTCAATGGTCAGTACCAAAGCATTAGAGGCACGTATGGGGCTTCCAAGAAAATCACCTACCATCATCTGCAGTTGAATGCGGCGCAGGCCAATACCACAGACGGAGGCAGCAACATCCAGTCCAGCGCCAATTTTGACGTAGCCGGCACGCTCACCCTCAATGCGCCCGCCGTCTTTCAGGTGGCCTCCAACAGAACCATTGCCGGGACGGGTAATTTCATGGTGCTCCCTGGCGCCACCCTGTTGTACGGTTCTCCGCAAGGCATCAAAACTTCTGGGACCGGCACGCTGGATGGCAACATACGCGTAAGCGGCACCCGCACTTTCTCGTCAGAGGCGAATTATGGTTTCATTGGCGCTTCTGAGATGGTCTCTGGAAACGGACTTCCTGCCACGGTCGTTAATCTGCTGGTATCCAAAACGGGAAGCGGCGTGACGCTGACCAATTCAGTAGCCGTCACTGGCACGTTCACCCTGAAAAGCGGTACCTTCAAGACAGACTCTAAGGAGTTATACATGGTTAATTCAAGCACGTCTGCGGTAGTGGTTGCAGACCCTACCTTTTACATACAGGGCAATT
The nucleotide sequence above comes from Nibribacter ruber. Encoded proteins:
- a CDS encoding T9SS type A sorting domain-containing protein — encoded protein: MKIQVTRNRSSAAFHVWMLVWAFSIFRCGSVLAQTTTPTYVPGDYRTATSGMLGQAGGTALLEQLTADNTWASVAYPIPANATVYVRHAVQIENTLEVDKLIVSTQQTTITSSAALIANSTLSVSAGATLLMQGDIHVKGTLKVEANAKLVIKSASYQGLSTLWAGIEQLDPASEVRLEEVAPKAVLFSPAALTTQTNGFLLGKLTIAFSSGNTQWQLVDGSATLASSAVSFMIPSSSSLTLAPANSQISFGQGLALAGGTFYGQNQVNGTVSIAVGQDLQLTSNAVLQLNQTASSTAITLFDLKGNLLLDNTSSIINSAAVNTSSSGIKLSGTDWQTLNTAGPINHVSLTVKTGSKARLANNLSLNSSNSVYAGTVTVENGASLDFGADAAGNGYAVTGQGYFKADLGSTLYITSAQGINATGTMGNVQVTDTRRTFNQLATFVYSGLVPQQTGNVFTTTGSGKIVVIDNPTSVTLTNSINITSNTTLAADGGRLEIRQGKFIGTATADVTGTGKLVMRGGVYQVQVVNVQVPQLTGTHDITAGTVELAGNGTQTLKGGTYPAVIISGNNTLGTSAKTISSTTTITQNLTILPNAILDASTKSLKGDGGLTMTGGTLRLARTTATLPELTGNNNPYSLTGGTIEFYGSLNGQYQSIRGTYGASKKITYHHLQLNAAQANTTDGGSNIQSSANFDVAGTLTLNAPAVFQVASNRTIAGTGNFMVLPGATLLYGSPQGIKTSGTGTLDGNIRVSGTRTFSSEANYGFIGASEMVSGNGLPATVVNLLVSKTGSGVTLTNSVAVTGTFTLKSGTFKTDSKELYMVNSSTSAVVVADPTFYIQGNLRRAIATTGTYQFPIGTATGKRMLELTSNELTGNGFQNILVGFNPLISHQDSDMLLEENGYYYTSMQPDGVWTLEPNALPASGSYTAVASLQGFSNLTDNQFALLVRPKTSVSGKDWRTGGGMLEGPNKDGRTVSSGYAKRAFMTQFGQLGIANATAGTLPVSWLYVTGKRTQHETVIEWATATEKNNDRFEVQYSLDGKTFTNAGTVKAAGNSNTIQKYRLFHTLSADQITYYRIKQIDTDGAFELSKVISVNGSKTTQLVQLSLYPNPTHEELFVHGLTLATNAKVEIYNATGQKVQVFHFEADSRVPKLKVDHLPSGTYSLHLQQEGITHRLRFVKQ
- a CDS encoding DMT family transporter, with product MNQQLKVHGSLFLVALIYGANYSIAKEVMPAYVQPYGLILLRVSGAVLFFWAVSLLRTKEQIQGWADWRRVILCGFFGIALNQLTFFGGLNLTSPINASLIMTITPIVVLIMSAVLLREKVQKQRIGGILLACVGAFLLIYGKTDAKSQGNTLGDILILINATSYGIYLVLVKPLMQRYKAITVVSRVFLVGFLGVLPFGLPQLGTPDYAAFPVHVWAAIAFMIIGVTIMAYLLNAWALTYASPSLLGVYIYLQPVLAILIAVGLGKDVFTWQKAVFALMIFGGVYLVSRPARKRAVPA
- a CDS encoding YMGG-like glycine zipper-containing protein translates to MKNLKIATIMLCSVFFLGGSITETHAQDTKKKEKKGWSRKAKGAVIGGAGGAAAGAVIGGGKGAVIGGVAGTVAGGAIGKKKDKKKDPKRHRKYTKKDND